One region of Camelina sativa cultivar DH55 chromosome 6, Cs, whole genome shotgun sequence genomic DNA includes:
- the LOC104792061 gene encoding 1-acyl-sn-glycerol-3-phosphate acyltransferase 2-like: MVIAAAVIVPLGLLFFISGLVVNLIQALCYVLIRPLSKNTYRKINRVVAETLWLELVWIVDWWAGVKIQVFADNETFNRMGKEHALVVCNHRSDIDWLVGWVLAQRSGSLGSALAVMKKSSKFLPVIGWSMWFSEYLFLERNWSKDESTLKSGLQRLSDFPRPFWLALFVEGTRFTEAKLKAAQEYAASSDLPIPRNVLIPRTKGFVSAVSNMRSFVPAIYDMTVTIPKTSPPPTMLRLFKGQPSVVHVHIKCHSMKDLPESDDAIAQWCRDQFVAKDALLDKHIAADTFPGQQEQNIGRPIKSLAVVLSWACVLTLGAIKFLHWAQLFSSWKGIALSGLALGIITLGMQILIRSSQSERSTPAKVVPAKPKDHHNSESSSQTEVEKQK, from the exons ATGGTGATTGCTGCAGCTGTCATCGTGCCTTTGGgccttctcttcttcatatCTGGTCTCGTTGTCAATCTCATTCAG GCACTTTGCTATGTCCTCATTCGGCCACTGTCTAAGAACACTTACCGGAAAATCAACCGGGTGGTTGCTGAAACCTTGTGGTTGGAGCTTGTTTGGATAGTTGACTGGTGGGCTGGAGTAAAG ATCCAAGTGTTTGCTGATAATGAGACCTTCAATCGAATGG GCAAAGAACACGCTCTTGTCGTTTGTAATCACCGAAGCGATATTGATTGGCTTGTAGGATGGGTTCTGGCTCAG CGGTCAGGTTCCCTGGGAAGCGCTTTGGCTGTAATGAAGAAGTCTTCCAAATTCCTTCCA GTCATAGGCTGGTCAATGTGGTTCTCAGAGTATCTGTTTCTGGAAAGAAATTGGTCCAAGGATGAAAGCACTCTAAAG TCAGGTCTTCAGCGCTTGAGTGACTTCCCTCGACCTTTCTGGCTAGCCCTTTTTGTGGAGGGAACTCGCTTTACAGAGGCTAAACTCAAAGCAGCACAAGAGTATGCAGCCTCCTCTGACTTGCCTATCCCTCGAAATGTGTTGATTCCTCGCACCAAA gGTTTTGTGTCAGCTGTTAGTAATATGCGTTCATTTGTCCCAGCCATTTATGATATGACAGTGACTATTCCAAAAACTTCTCCACCGCCCACGATGCTAAGACTATTCAAAGGACAACCTTCTGTG GTACATGTTCACATCAAGTGTCACTCCATGAAAGACTTGCCTGAATCAGATGACGCAATTGCACAGTGGTGCAGAGATCAGTTTGTGGCTAAG GATGCTTTGTTAGACAAACACATAGCTGCAGACACTTTCCCCGGTCAACAGGAACAGAACATTGGCCGTCCCATAAAGTCCCTTGCG GTGGTTCTATCATGGGCATGCGTATTAACTCTTGGAGCAATTAAGTTCCTACACTGGGCACAACTCTTTTCGTCATGGAAAGGTATCGCGCTATCGGGGCTTGCTCTGGGTATCATCACTCTCGGTATGCAGATCCTGATACGCTCGTCTCAGTCAGAGCGTTCAACCCCAGCCAAAGTGGTTCCAGCAAAGCCAAAGGACCATCACAACTCAGAATCATCCTCCCAAACAGAAGTGGAGAAGCAGAAGTAA